In Vibrio hippocampi, a single genomic region encodes these proteins:
- a CDS encoding sigma-54-dependent transcriptional regulator: MSTLQTPISPVQQASQYSAFSVLIVDDEPGMRTILTKALNKWFGNVSTASNIEQAEQLRQQQHVDLIVLDINLPGRLGTEWEEAFNDPSKKSDVIFMTGYADLELAISALKLGAADFILKPFNLDQMLKAVSRCMDRRLSERMNIALAREVQQKHSKQIIGQCEATLQMLQLIQQLAPSKASVLIEGESGTGKELVARELHQFSQRKGPFVAINCGALAPELLESELFGHTAGAFTGANKSREGLFRVASGGTLFLDEIGEMPLTMQTTLLRVLEQRTVRPVGSEKEINVDVRVLAATNRSLEQEVEQGCFRQDLYYRLNVVKIDVPPLRERRDDLSDLVPYFTRQLAAEVGVAEPQWAHQDMLAMQAYSWPGNVRELRNMLERCILLKRTPADLLDDNGDFDTEQAKLTASRQNQDSASCFGYPSHWSLKKVEKSHIQQVVEHHDGNKSAASRDLGVARKTLERKYKDWLNGEDCDE, translated from the coding sequence ATGAGCACTTTACAAACCCCAATATCACCCGTCCAGCAAGCTTCACAATATTCGGCATTCTCGGTCCTTATCGTAGATGATGAGCCCGGTATGCGTACCATTCTGACCAAAGCCCTCAATAAATGGTTTGGTAATGTCTCAACCGCCTCGAATATCGAACAGGCTGAACAGTTACGCCAGCAGCAACACGTTGACTTAATTGTTTTAGATATCAATCTGCCAGGTCGGTTAGGCACTGAATGGGAAGAAGCGTTTAATGACCCAAGCAAAAAATCCGATGTTATCTTTATGACGGGCTATGCGGATCTGGAACTGGCGATTAGCGCCTTAAAACTTGGCGCTGCCGACTTTATCTTAAAGCCATTTAATCTCGATCAAATGCTAAAAGCCGTCAGTCGCTGTATGGATCGCCGCTTATCCGAGCGCATGAATATCGCTTTAGCTCGAGAAGTTCAGCAGAAACATAGCAAGCAGATCATCGGGCAATGCGAGGCAACCTTACAGATGTTGCAATTGATTCAACAACTCGCACCGTCAAAAGCCAGTGTGTTAATCGAAGGGGAATCGGGTACAGGTAAAGAGTTAGTCGCCAGAGAGTTACATCAGTTCAGCCAAAGAAAAGGCCCTTTTGTGGCGATCAACTGCGGTGCACTGGCTCCCGAATTGCTGGAAAGTGAACTGTTTGGTCATACTGCCGGCGCATTTACTGGCGCAAATAAGAGTCGAGAAGGTCTGTTTCGTGTCGCCAGTGGTGGAACACTATTCCTTGATGAAATCGGCGAGATGCCACTAACGATGCAAACAACCTTGCTTCGAGTTCTTGAGCAGCGCACCGTTCGACCGGTGGGAAGTGAAAAAGAAATCAACGTCGATGTTCGAGTGCTAGCTGCCACCAACCGCAGCTTAGAGCAAGAAGTCGAGCAGGGCTGTTTCCGCCAAGATCTTTACTATCGTTTAAACGTGGTAAAAATAGATGTTCCTCCTTTGAGAGAACGCCGCGACGACCTTTCTGACTTGGTTCCCTATTTTACCCGTCAACTCGCGGCAGAAGTGGGGGTCGCTGAACCACAATGGGCACATCAAGATATGCTGGCGATGCAAGCTTACTCTTGGCCCGGCAATGTACGTGAATTAAGAAATATGCTGGAACGTTGTATTTTGTTGAAGCGCACCCCGGCAGATCTGCTTGACGATAATGGGGATTTTGACACCGAACAAGCTAAACTGACAGCCAGTCGCCAAAACCAAGATAGTGCGTCATGTTTCGGTTATCCCAGTCACTGGTCGCTTAAAAAAGTAGAGAAATCTCATATTCAGCAAGTGGTTGAGCATCACGATGGCAATAAGTCCGCAGCATCAAGAGATCTCGGCGTTGCCCGTAAAACCCTTGAACGCAAGTACAAAGATTGGTTAAACGGTGAAGATTGCGATGAGTAA
- a CDS encoding energy-coupling factor ABC transporter ATP-binding protein produces MTIQLHATQVSMRFKDRVLFHIPSLTIGPNEAVYLKGANGVGKTTLLKILAGLIKPTCGEILPKNACLLGRLTGNLGRKDVIYLHQSPYLFDGSVFNNVAYGLKHKIKDAQLKRSEVINALRMVGLETLADEHISVLSGGEKQRVAMARAWVLKPSILLMDEPSASLDKESTAKLVTMAQDLLAHGSSIVVTSHHSNELTKLCHKQWWIKECTLVESPLLQVIDKTNHNRESTYVVSNSD; encoded by the coding sequence ATGACAATACAATTACATGCAACACAGGTATCAATGCGGTTCAAAGACCGTGTGCTTTTTCATATTCCCAGTCTCACGATTGGTCCTAATGAAGCGGTCTATCTCAAGGGCGCGAATGGCGTTGGCAAAACCACCTTATTAAAAATTTTAGCGGGTCTTATCAAGCCCACTTGTGGTGAAATCTTACCCAAGAACGCCTGTTTGCTTGGTCGATTAACGGGCAACTTGGGTCGCAAAGATGTGATCTATCTGCACCAGTCTCCTTACTTGTTTGATGGTAGCGTGTTCAACAACGTTGCCTATGGTTTGAAGCACAAGATTAAAGATGCCCAACTCAAACGTTCAGAAGTGATCAACGCACTGAGAATGGTCGGGTTAGAAACCCTCGCGGATGAACATATTTCGGTATTGTCCGGCGGTGAGAAACAGCGCGTAGCAATGGCACGTGCTTGGGTGCTTAAACCCTCAATCTTATTAATGGATGAACCTAGCGCGTCACTCGATAAAGAATCAACCGCCAAACTGGTAACAATGGCGCAAGACTTATTGGCTCACGGTTCTAGCATCGTGGTGACCAGTCATCATTCCAATGAACTCACCAAGTTATGCCACAAACAGTGGTGGATAAAAGAGTGTACCTTGGTAGAATCGCCATTATTACAAGTCATCGACAAAACCAATCACAACAGAGAGAGTACCTATGTTGTCTCCAACTCAGACTAG
- a CDS encoding substrate-binding domain-containing protein produces the protein MNTTTSFSRLSRIVTHSALLFTAVSVSTFTIASDNVPVESRVKLATTTSTYHSGLLDYLLPEFTKQTGYTVDVIAAGTGKSLKMAENGDVDIVMTHAPKAEAAFVAAGYGIEPRKVMYNDFVIVGPKTDPAKVAEQTTIGSAFATIATTNSVFVSRGDDSGTHKKELQLWAQNKIEPAFGGYRSVGQGMGPTLNMASEMQAYTMTDRGTWLAYQAKLELKIVFEGDKQLFNPYQVIIVNPKRYTDLNTKGAEALSQWLVSNKGQAMINNYKKMDEQLFVANADPQ, from the coding sequence ATGAATACAACAACTTCATTTTCACGCTTATCACGTATAGTCACACACAGCGCACTTCTATTCACGGCGGTTTCAGTTAGCACATTCACCATAGCGAGTGACAATGTACCCGTTGAAAGCCGAGTCAAATTGGCGACCACAACCAGCACTTATCATTCGGGGTTGCTTGATTATCTTCTACCTGAATTTACTAAACAGACCGGTTACACCGTGGATGTTATCGCCGCTGGCACAGGTAAGTCTTTAAAAATGGCAGAAAATGGTGATGTGGATATCGTAATGACACACGCACCAAAAGCAGAAGCGGCTTTTGTCGCTGCGGGCTACGGTATTGAGCCTCGTAAGGTGATGTATAACGACTTTGTGATCGTAGGTCCCAAAACGGACCCTGCAAAGGTAGCAGAGCAGACCACTATTGGCAGTGCATTTGCTACCATAGCGACCACTAATTCTGTGTTTGTTTCTCGTGGCGACGATTCAGGTACTCATAAAAAAGAGCTGCAACTCTGGGCACAAAACAAGATTGAGCCGGCATTCGGTGGCTATCGTTCTGTCGGTCAAGGTATGGGACCCACACTCAATATGGCTTCTGAGATGCAGGCTTATACGATGACGGACCGCGGCACTTGGTTAGCTTACCAAGCCAAGCTAGAACTTAAAATTGTGTTTGAGGGTGACAAGCAACTGTTTAACCCTTATCAAGTCATCATTGTGAATCCAAAGCGCTATACTGACTTGAATACCAAAGGGGCGGAAGCGCTGAGTCAATGGTTAGTGTCAAACAAGGGGCAAGCAATGATCAATAACTACAAAAAGATGGATGAACAACTGTTTGTTGCTAATGCGGACCCACAGTAA
- a CDS encoding DUF2960 family protein yields MARTIIYQYKDQEKTLTFSYQQHRNIHEAVAEAEGIDLTEFLKMEQQIEAISDTKAVRNYRDNHFKKLGFGKFTLMQKENHGVGNKPRD; encoded by the coding sequence ATGGCTCGTACCATCATTTATCAATATAAAGACCAAGAGAAAACACTGACGTTTTCGTATCAACAGCACCGTAATATTCACGAGGCGGTAGCGGAAGCTGAAGGTATCGACCTGACTGAATTTTTGAAAATGGAACAGCAAATTGAAGCGATATCCGACACCAAAGCCGTGCGTAACTATCGTGACAATCACTTCAAAAAGTTGGGGTTTGGTAAGTTCACCTTAATGCAGAAAGAGAATCATGGTGTTGGCAATAAACCTCGCGATTAA
- a CDS encoding ABC transporter permease, protein MDITQTTMEAISLLFSFDQDLWKIVGVSFSVSLSAISIVILPAILVSYFLAYRHFTGKWFLLSVINTLQAVPTVVIGLLLYMFLSRSGPLGDWQMLFTQRAMILGQMIICFPVLVSMMHGALQSTDRRVLETSVTLGVSRLRTLGTLVWEARFPILAAIIAGYSRIVTEVGCSMMVGGNIMGLTRNIPTAIAMESHKGAFAQGVALGIVLLILALILNFMLSSMRGRGVLRS, encoded by the coding sequence ATGGATATTACCCAAACGACGATGGAGGCGATAAGCCTCCTTTTTAGCTTTGACCAAGATCTTTGGAAGATAGTTGGCGTCTCTTTTTCGGTTTCCCTATCTGCGATCAGTATCGTGATATTACCCGCCATTCTTGTCTCCTACTTCCTTGCTTATCGCCATTTCACTGGCAAATGGTTTCTCCTTTCGGTGATTAATACCTTGCAAGCCGTTCCTACCGTGGTTATTGGCTTATTGCTTTATATGTTTTTATCCCGTTCTGGTCCTTTGGGGGATTGGCAGATGCTATTTACCCAACGCGCGATGATTCTCGGGCAAATGATAATCTGTTTTCCGGTGTTGGTTTCGATGATGCATGGCGCGCTGCAAAGTACCGATCGCCGCGTATTAGAAACGTCCGTCACCCTTGGCGTATCACGATTGCGTACACTCGGTACGCTGGTATGGGAAGCGCGCTTTCCGATCCTAGCGGCGATTATTGCCGGCTACTCTCGTATTGTTACCGAGGTCGGTTGTTCAATGATGGTGGGCGGCAACATTATGGGGTTAACCCGTAATATCCCAACCGCGATTGCGATGGAGAGCCACAAGGGCGCATTTGCTCAAGGTGTTGCGCTGGGGATCGTGTTACTGATTTTAGCGCTGATTCTGAACTTTATGCTGTCGTCGATGCGAGGTCGAGGGGTATTAAGGAGCTAA
- a CDS encoding LysE family translocator: MLNILNFEAFIIAITILTLTPGLDTALVLRNTSRAGFSDGAVTSFGICLGLFVHATLSALGVSFILTQSAELFYLVKAVGAAYLIWLGIGSLRAATTPQGIRVDVGTKQDLSVLRSLREGFLSNVLNPKTAVFYLAFLPQFVNPEHSPLIQSLVMAGIHFIIAMIWQCGLSAMLNGAKKLLNSSGFMRWMEGITGAVLVILGIKLLFEKGEF; the protein is encoded by the coding sequence GTGCTAAATATTTTGAATTTTGAAGCATTTATTATTGCTATCACCATACTGACATTAACACCCGGATTGGATACTGCACTGGTGTTACGCAATACCAGTCGAGCCGGTTTTTCTGATGGTGCGGTGACCAGTTTCGGTATCTGCCTGGGTTTATTTGTCCATGCCACCTTATCGGCGCTGGGTGTGTCGTTTATATTAACCCAATCAGCGGAGCTATTTTACCTAGTCAAAGCGGTTGGGGCAGCCTATCTAATTTGGCTTGGGATCGGCAGTTTACGTGCTGCGACCACACCGCAAGGAATTCGGGTCGATGTTGGCACAAAGCAAGACCTTTCAGTGTTGCGCTCTTTGCGAGAGGGCTTTTTATCTAATGTGCTTAATCCTAAAACCGCGGTATTCTATTTAGCCTTTTTACCCCAATTTGTTAATCCAGAACATTCACCGTTGATTCAATCGCTTGTGATGGCGGGCATTCATTTTATTATTGCAATGATCTGGCAATGCGGGCTGTCGGCGATGTTGAACGGTGCTAAGAAGTTGCTCAATAGCAGTGGCTTTATGCGCTGGATGGAAGGGATTACTGGCGCGGTATTAGTGATTCTGGGGATAAAGCTGCTGTTTGAAAAGGGGGAGTTTTAA
- a CDS encoding carboxypeptidase M32: MEYYTKLVEHYKTISNFGHLSAISGWDAAAMMPSGGNEARSQAMAQLSLHIHQLSTAPQLGEWFDKAQSESLNSELSASLREMHRTWQLTTVVPEQLVKAKSLAGSKCEHAWRTQRGDNDWNGFSANFAEVVNLSRQEAQIRADATGLTPYDAMLNIYEPGTTTEQLDKLFGDLTSWLPDLTQQVIDKQSQEKVLMPNERYSIEQQNKLGLEVMKLLGFDFNHGRLDISSHPFCGGVPSDVRITTRYDEQDFTQSLMGIVHETGHARYEQGLPNGLSGLPAGEARSMGIHESQSLLFEMQLGRSNEFINKLSPLATQLFTENNAATFEVANLQKIYTRVQPGFIRVDADELTYPAHVILRYEMERDLMNGVIEYQDIPELWNIKMQQYLGLSTQGNFKDGCMQDIHWTDGSFGYFPSYTLGAMYAAQFMAAMKQTVNVDEAVRSGDLTPIFHWLSENIWSKGSLLTTDELVKSATGEVLNPLYFQQHLRSRYL, from the coding sequence ATGGAATATTACACCAAACTTGTCGAACACTATAAAACTATTTCTAACTTCGGCCACCTATCTGCGATTAGCGGTTGGGATGCAGCGGCGATGATGCCATCCGGTGGTAACGAGGCACGTTCGCAAGCGATGGCTCAGCTTTCACTGCACATTCATCAACTCTCTACCGCACCTCAACTGGGTGAATGGTTTGATAAAGCGCAGAGTGAGTCACTGAATTCTGAACTAAGTGCCAGCTTGCGCGAGATGCACCGCACTTGGCAACTAACGACCGTGGTTCCCGAACAATTGGTAAAAGCCAAATCATTAGCTGGCTCGAAATGTGAACATGCTTGGCGAACTCAACGTGGAGACAACGACTGGAATGGCTTTAGCGCCAACTTTGCCGAGGTCGTTAACCTTTCTCGCCAAGAAGCACAAATTCGTGCCGACGCAACCGGTCTGACCCCTTATGACGCTATGCTCAATATTTACGAGCCGGGCACGACCACAGAGCAATTAGACAAGCTGTTTGGTGATCTCACCAGTTGGTTACCTGATCTGACTCAGCAAGTCATCGACAAGCAGAGCCAAGAAAAGGTATTGATGCCAAATGAGCGCTATTCAATCGAGCAACAGAACAAACTCGGTCTTGAAGTGATGAAGCTACTCGGCTTTGATTTCAACCATGGTCGCTTGGATATCAGTTCTCACCCATTCTGCGGTGGCGTGCCGTCAGATGTCCGAATAACGACGCGCTACGATGAGCAGGATTTTACTCAATCGCTTATGGGCATCGTACATGAAACCGGACACGCGCGTTATGAGCAAGGTCTACCCAACGGTTTATCAGGGCTGCCTGCGGGTGAAGCGCGTTCTATGGGCATCCATGAATCTCAGTCGCTGCTGTTTGAAATGCAACTTGGGCGTAGCAACGAGTTTATTAATAAACTTTCACCACTTGCGACGCAACTGTTTACTGAAAACAACGCCGCCACATTTGAAGTCGCAAACCTGCAAAAGATCTACACCCGCGTTCAACCGGGCTTTATCCGCGTCGATGCAGACGAACTCACCTACCCTGCACACGTGATCCTACGCTATGAAATGGAGCGTGATTTGATGAACGGCGTCATTGAATATCAAGACATCCCTGAATTATGGAATATCAAGATGCAGCAATACCTTGGACTTTCCACGCAAGGCAACTTCAAAGATGGTTGTATGCAAGATATTCATTGGACAGATGGAAGCTTCGGCTACTTCCCAAGCTACACATTAGGCGCGATGTATGCAGCGCAGTTTATGGCGGCAATGAAGCAAACGGTGAATGTAGATGAAGCGGTTCGCAGTGGCGACCTTACGCCAATCTTCCATTGGTTAAGTGAGAATATTTGGAGTAAAGGTAGTTTGCTAACGACGGATGAATTGGTTAAATCAGCAACAGGGGAAGTGTTGAATCCTTTATACTTCCAACAGCATCTTCGCTCACGTTATCTTTAA
- the mobA gene encoding molybdenum cofactor guanylyltransferase MobA: protein MLSPTQTSWVILAGGQASRMGGNDKGLIEFRGQPLIEHVFSRLIKQVDRVSINANRNLERYQQYAPVITDTFADYPGPLGGIHAALSAADTDWVGFVPCDSPFISDDLVKRFCDSVTNEADILVAHDGQFHQPVFTMFHKRALAPLEAFLERGDRKIILLYKECHTEYVDFSQHPACFINLNTPEELQQLAAQDISCTKH from the coding sequence ATGTTGTCTCCAACTCAGACTAGTTGGGTAATTTTGGCCGGCGGGCAAGCCTCACGGATGGGGGGCAATGATAAAGGATTGATTGAGTTTCGTGGGCAACCCTTGATTGAGCATGTCTTTTCTCGCCTTATTAAACAAGTGGACCGAGTGTCTATCAACGCGAATCGCAACCTTGAGCGTTATCAGCAATATGCCCCTGTTATTACCGATACCTTTGCTGATTATCCGGGGCCTTTAGGTGGCATTCACGCTGCTTTGTCCGCCGCCGACACCGATTGGGTCGGTTTCGTCCCTTGTGACAGTCCTTTTATCAGCGATGATTTAGTGAAGCGGTTTTGTGACAGTGTGACAAATGAAGCGGATATTCTCGTCGCACACGATGGTCAGTTCCATCAGCCTGTGTTTACTATGTTCCATAAGAGAGCACTCGCACCATTAGAAGCTTTTCTTGAGCGCGGTGACCGGAAAATTATCTTACTCTATAAAGAGTGTCACACTGAGTATGTCGATTTCTCACAACACCCAGCGTGTTTTATCAATTTAAATACGCCAGAAGAATTGCAGCAACTCGCTGCACAAGACATTAGCTGCACAAAACATTAG
- a CDS encoding bifunctional molybdopterin-guanine dinucleotide biosynthesis adaptor protein MobB/molybdopterin molybdotransferase MoeA yields MKKTINNVPILGFAAYSGTGKTTLLEALLPLLTESGLRVGVLKHAHHNFDVDKPGKDSYRLRKAGASQMLIASRYRHALMTETPEAEAEFEHLLARFDHQGLDLILVEGCKNIAFPKIELNRQQVGKPWLYVNDNNIIAIACDSQPETSLPTVDINDLSAIKALVINYLDADSKASAANCCDTLSPALLSVTQGQQKILDAIPLLKQSESVELEQALGRVLATDIASPINVPAYTNSAMDGYAIRGDDIGSSDFKVVGSVMAGYGFEGELQAGQAIQIMTGAPMPSGGDTVVMREQAVTSADRVSFGEAVIKQGQNVRQAGEDLAQGKPVFTAGTAIKSAELGMIASLGIDQVSVIKQLKVAVFSTGDEVQAPGSPLKANSIYDSNRYTIKSMLTQLGCNILDLGILADDESEMEQAIVTASEQADMIITSGGVSVGDADFIKNVLEKRGNVDFWRINMRPGRPLAFGHIDQVPFFGLPGNPVAVMVSFINFVEPAIKKMQGVREFTPLKVTAIASESLRSRQGRTEFSRGIYDFDPQSGQLSVKTTGKQGSGILRSMSEANCLIEIAPHVDMVKVGESVTIIPLQGRI; encoded by the coding sequence ATAAAAAAAACCATCAATAACGTCCCTATCCTTGGTTTCGCCGCTTATAGCGGCACCGGAAAAACCACCTTACTCGAAGCACTGTTACCGTTATTAACCGAGTCTGGTCTTCGTGTTGGTGTGCTAAAACATGCTCATCATAATTTCGACGTTGATAAACCGGGCAAAGACAGTTATCGCCTACGCAAAGCGGGTGCGAGCCAGATGTTGATAGCCTCTCGTTATCGTCATGCGCTAATGACCGAGACACCCGAGGCGGAAGCCGAGTTTGAACATTTGCTGGCTCGCTTTGATCATCAAGGCTTAGATCTGATTTTGGTTGAGGGCTGCAAGAATATCGCCTTTCCCAAGATAGAGTTAAACCGACAGCAAGTGGGCAAACCGTGGTTATATGTGAACGACAACAACATCATCGCGATTGCCTGTGACAGTCAACCAGAAACGTCGCTGCCTACGGTCGATATTAATGATCTTTCAGCAATTAAAGCTCTAGTCATCAACTATCTTGATGCCGACAGTAAAGCCTCGGCTGCCAACTGTTGCGATACCCTTTCCCCTGCACTGCTTTCGGTGACTCAGGGACAACAAAAGATCCTTGATGCGATCCCTTTATTGAAGCAAAGCGAATCGGTTGAGCTAGAGCAAGCTTTAGGTCGTGTTCTTGCCACTGATATAGCCTCGCCAATCAATGTGCCTGCATATACTAATTCGGCGATGGATGGCTATGCCATTCGTGGTGACGATATTGGGTCGAGCGATTTTAAAGTGGTTGGCTCTGTAATGGCGGGCTACGGTTTTGAGGGCGAATTGCAAGCGGGTCAAGCGATCCAAATTATGACTGGCGCGCCGATGCCAAGCGGTGGCGATACGGTTGTGATGCGTGAGCAAGCCGTGACTTCCGCCGATCGAGTCTCTTTTGGCGAAGCCGTCATTAAGCAAGGTCAGAATGTGCGTCAGGCGGGTGAAGATTTAGCACAGGGTAAACCCGTGTTTACTGCTGGCACCGCTATCAAATCGGCGGAACTTGGTATGATTGCCTCGTTGGGTATTGACCAAGTATCGGTCATTAAACAACTTAAGGTGGCGGTGTTCTCTACTGGTGATGAAGTGCAAGCGCCGGGTTCGCCTCTTAAAGCAAACTCTATCTACGACTCCAATCGTTACACCATAAAATCCATGTTAACCCAGTTGGGCTGTAACATCTTAGATTTGGGCATTTTAGCGGATGATGAATCCGAGATGGAGCAAGCGATCGTCACCGCAAGTGAGCAAGCGGATATGATCATTACCTCTGGAGGCGTCTCCGTTGGCGATGCAGACTTCATTAAAAATGTGCTAGAAAAACGCGGTAATGTCGATTTTTGGCGTATCAATATGCGTCCCGGTCGCCCTTTGGCCTTTGGACATATTGATCAGGTGCCGTTCTTCGGTCTGCCGGGCAACCCTGTGGCGGTGATGGTTTCATTTATTAATTTTGTCGAACCCGCGATTAAGAAAATGCAAGGTGTCCGAGAGTTTACGCCACTCAAAGTCACCGCGATAGCGTCGGAATCCCTACGTTCTCGTCAAGGTCGCACCGAATTTAGTCGAGGTATCTACGACTTCGACCCACAAAGCGGGCAATTGAGTGTCAAAACCACAGGTAAACAAGGCTCTGGTATTTTACGTTCGATGAGTGAAGCGAACTGCTTAATCGAAATAGCGCCTCATGTGGATATGGTAAAAGTCGGTGAAAGCGTGACAATTATCCCGCTTCAAGGCAGAATCTAG